The Geotalea uraniireducens Rf4 genome window below encodes:
- a CDS encoding CoA transferase subunit A gives MGNNKRITLQQAAEIIRDGSSLTFSGFTIWRRPFAVVFELIRQGRKGLHLIEVNGGPQTEFLVGAGCVDIWESCWVGHELYGKYGANLSRKVGNREIIVEDYSHAEMLFRFAAAASGAPFAVTQTSLGTDIHNPEYDMLGRAGLRDGKRIARHKYQFTEDPFFDAGAQVLIPAAKVDVAVMCVQQVGEEGTVRVSGQYYSDPEAARAADITIVMAEEIVPEEYLRRESDRNTIPGFEVDYILECPFGAHPTGMFGRYDVDGGFLKDFYGRTRTQEGFDDFAREWIFGLDHMGYLEKLGWPRMLSLKANTALNYSTGVKRGQ, from the coding sequence ATGGGCAACAACAAGCGCATTACCCTGCAGCAAGCCGCCGAGATCATCAGGGACGGCTCCAGTCTCACCTTTTCCGGCTTCACCATCTGGCGGCGGCCGTTTGCCGTTGTCTTTGAACTGATCCGGCAGGGGCGAAAGGGGCTCCACCTCATCGAGGTGAACGGCGGTCCGCAGACCGAGTTCCTGGTGGGGGCCGGTTGCGTGGATATCTGGGAATCATGCTGGGTGGGGCACGAGCTGTACGGCAAGTACGGCGCCAACCTGTCGCGCAAGGTGGGGAACAGGGAGATCATAGTCGAGGACTATAGCCATGCGGAGATGCTGTTCCGCTTTGCCGCTGCTGCCTCCGGGGCGCCTTTTGCCGTAACCCAGACCTCGCTCGGCACTGACATCCACAACCCGGAGTACGACATGCTAGGCCGGGCAGGCTTAAGGGACGGCAAGCGGATAGCCAGGCACAAGTATCAGTTCACCGAAGACCCGTTCTTCGACGCCGGCGCACAGGTGCTGATCCCGGCGGCCAAGGTTGATGTGGCGGTCATGTGCGTCCAGCAGGTGGGGGAGGAGGGGACGGTGCGGGTCTCGGGCCAGTACTACTCCGATCCCGAGGCGGCCCGGGCGGCCGATATCACCATCGTCATGGCCGAGGAGATCGTGCCTGAAGAGTACCTGCGCCGGGAAAGCGACCGGAATACCATCCCCGGCTTCGAAGTGGATTACATCCTGGAGTGTCCATTCGGCGCCCACCCGACGGGGATGTTCGGACGCTACGACGTGGATGGCGGTTTTCTCAAGGATTTCTACGGACGGACCCGCACCCAGGAAGGCTTTGACGACTTTGCCAGGGAGTGGATCTTCGGCCTCGACCATATGGGCTATCTGGAGAAGCTGGGGTGGCCGCGGATGCTTTCACTCAAGGCCAACACCGCGCTCAACTACAGTACCGGCGTGAAAAGGGGGCAATGA
- a CDS encoding outer membrane protein — MKIGIIGVVLSLLVMSAIPSFAEGFIDLYAGPSFTDNATVTINSNVASTSKKVGFERDVTYGVRGGYWFTKQRWLGVGGDFSSMHAKGATARFDLAPLTPMVMFRLPLLSDENIPQGMLQPYIGIGPSISLYTYASADNGPPTDKINSWGINAGFQVPAGIALQLSKHIALFSEYRYAYYRVNVLQDTTTYLFNAAIGNSDNIAKKVTASLSMHNVLFGVSFRF; from the coding sequence ATGAAAATTGGAATCATTGGCGTCGTTTTATCACTGCTCGTAATGTCTGCGATACCGTCTTTTGCCGAAGGCTTTATTGATTTATACGCCGGGCCATCTTTTACTGATAATGCGACCGTGACGATAAACAGCAATGTTGCCTCTACCAGCAAAAAAGTTGGTTTTGAAAGAGACGTCACATACGGTGTAAGAGGAGGCTACTGGTTCACAAAACAACGCTGGCTTGGTGTGGGAGGCGACTTTTCTTCCATGCACGCAAAGGGAGCTACCGCCAGATTCGATCTCGCGCCGCTGACCCCCATGGTTATGTTTCGGCTTCCACTTCTAAGTGACGAAAACATTCCCCAAGGGATGTTGCAACCCTACATCGGTATCGGCCCCAGTATATCTTTGTACACCTATGCCTCTGCCGACAATGGCCCGCCAACTGATAAAATCAACAGCTGGGGAATTAACGCTGGTTTTCAAGTTCCGGCCGGGATTGCTTTGCAACTCTCAAAGCATATCGCCTTATTTAGTGAATACCGCTATGCATATTACAGGGTCAACGTCCTTCAGGATACAACGACATACCTTTTTAATGCTGCAATTGGAAATAGTGACAACATTGCCAAGAAGGTAACCGCGTCGCTTTCGATGCACAATGTGCTTTTTGGGGTCTCGTTCCGGTTCTGA
- a CDS encoding S41 family peptidase, producing MNRTYPLILTLLLLLSLAGCGDSSAPAGAGLEAQRAWVRAHLDDVYLWRGEIVDVPSANYASAPDYFDALLVTAKDRFSFSMPKAVADSELRDGQQTGFGVKWGWGASGRLFAYYVDPYSPAAGMISRGTEVISINGWPVAQLASSSLNAALFPGKAGASTSMVIRSPGTSVNRPATLVSANFSTTPVAQPLLIGLAQGKKAGYLLFNDHILTAEQGLVNAMTYFKQQGVSEVVLDLRYNSGGFLYIAEEVASMLGGAALQGQVFERLLFNDRHPERTNDPQNTVLFSPLDQNGATLPQLGLRRVFVITGSNTCSASESIINGLLPYLPVIRIGTTTCGKPYGSVQTDYEGQAYFALQVEGVNANGLDDYKTGFLPTCQVADDLKYPLGDIREARLSAAIYYMNNTACPAAGTVSLPKAVATDQGDVQLIGPKPPLKIVQ from the coding sequence ATGAACCGCACTTACCCCCTTATTTTAACGCTTTTACTGTTGCTGTCGCTGGCCGGCTGCGGCGACTCATCGGCACCGGCCGGCGCCGGCCTGGAGGCCCAGCGAGCCTGGGTCAGGGCACATCTGGATGATGTATATCTCTGGCGAGGTGAAATTGTCGATGTTCCCTCTGCCAATTACGCATCTGCCCCCGACTACTTCGACGCCTTGCTGGTAACGGCCAAAGACCGCTTCAGCTTCAGCATGCCGAAGGCTGTCGCCGACAGTGAGCTGCGGGACGGGCAGCAGACCGGCTTCGGCGTGAAATGGGGCTGGGGGGCCTCGGGACGCCTGTTCGCCTATTATGTCGACCCTTACTCACCGGCGGCCGGGATGATCAGCCGCGGGACGGAAGTCATCTCGATCAACGGCTGGCCGGTCGCCCAACTGGCATCCTCAAGCCTGAATGCCGCCCTGTTTCCGGGCAAGGCGGGTGCATCCACCAGCATGGTGATCCGTAGCCCCGGCACCAGTGTGAACCGGCCTGCGACGCTTGTCTCGGCGAACTTCTCGACCACGCCGGTCGCGCAGCCGCTGCTCATCGGTCTGGCTCAGGGTAAGAAGGCCGGTTATCTGCTGTTCAACGACCATATCCTGACCGCGGAGCAGGGGCTGGTGAATGCCATGACCTATTTCAAACAGCAGGGGGTAAGCGAGGTCGTGCTGGATCTGCGTTACAACAGCGGCGGCTTCCTCTATATCGCCGAGGAGGTGGCCTCGATGCTGGGTGGCGCGGCGCTGCAAGGGCAGGTCTTCGAGCGGCTGCTGTTCAACGACAGGCATCCCGAACGGACCAACGATCCGCAAAATACCGTCCTCTTCTCCCCCTTGGACCAAAATGGCGCGACGCTCCCCCAACTCGGCCTACGGAGAGTTTTCGTCATCACCGGCTCCAACACCTGCTCGGCCAGCGAGTCGATCATCAACGGCCTTCTCCCTTATTTACCCGTTATCCGCATCGGCACTACCACCTGCGGCAAACCATACGGCTCCGTCCAAACCGATTATGAGGGGCAGGCGTATTTTGCCCTCCAGGTAGAGGGGGTGAACGCCAACGGCCTGGACGACTACAAGACCGGCTTTCTGCCCACCTGCCAGGTGGCCGACGATCTCAAATACCCGCTGGGTGACATCCGGGAAGCCCGACTGAGCGCGGCTATCTACTATATGAACAACACTGCCTGTCCGGCAGCGGGGACCGTTTCCCTCCCCAAGGCGGTTGCGACGGACCAGGGGGACGTCCAACTTATCGGGCCGAAACCACCGCTGAAGATCGTGCAGTGA
- a CDS encoding CoA-transferase subunit beta yields the protein MNKDYANPEEYGLADLLCCAASREVQDNEIVFAGTGLPMVAIMLAQKTHAPNLKLIFEAGTLDGRPPEIPTSVGDARCEMGASRASGLYDAFSIAQRGYVDLGFLGGAEVDEYGNVNTTVIGDYLEPELRLTGSGGNPDINSFAGRTVFIMVHEKRRFTERVSYITSPGWRVKKWPGGEFVHRRELYGAAYRGGPSAVISTAGVFRFDDESGRIYLDTCHPGKTPQEIREMCRFDLDIARVSGETLPPTREELHFIHEVLDPEQIFIPRVKPPST from the coding sequence ATGAACAAGGATTATGCGAATCCCGAAGAATACGGGCTGGCCGACCTGCTCTGCTGCGCGGCCTCCCGCGAAGTGCAGGACAACGAGATTGTCTTCGCCGGCACCGGTCTCCCCATGGTGGCGATCATGCTGGCTCAGAAGACCCATGCGCCGAACCTGAAGCTGATTTTCGAGGCCGGCACCCTGGACGGCCGTCCGCCGGAGATCCCCACCTCAGTGGGTGACGCCCGTTGCGAAATGGGGGCTTCCCGCGCCTCCGGTCTTTACGACGCCTTCAGCATTGCCCAGCGGGGCTACGTGGACCTGGGTTTCCTCGGCGGGGCGGAGGTGGACGAGTATGGCAACGTGAACACCACGGTCATCGGCGACTATCTGGAACCGGAGCTGCGCCTGACCGGCAGCGGCGGCAACCCGGACATCAACTCCTTCGCCGGACGGACCGTTTTCATCATGGTCCACGAGAAGCGGCGCTTCACCGAAAGGGTCAGTTACATCACCAGCCCCGGCTGGCGGGTGAAAAAATGGCCGGGTGGCGAGTTCGTCCACCGGCGGGAGCTGTACGGCGCAGCCTACCGGGGCGGGCCGTCGGCGGTCATCAGCACTGCAGGGGTGTTCCGCTTTGACGACGAGAGCGGCCGTATCTACCTGGATACCTGTCATCCGGGGAAGACGCCGCAGGAGATCCGGGAGATGTGCCGGTTCGATCTCGACATCGCGCGTGTAAGCGGCGAAACCCTGCCTCCGACCCGGGAAGAGCTCCATTTCATCCACGAGGTGCTCGATCCGGAGCAGATCTTCATTCCCAGGGTAAAACCCCCATCAACCTAG
- a CDS encoding retropepsin-like aspartic protease family protein, with protein sequence MRKDKYDDLPEDERAVMLEKERNERAAAKQQEEAEQAQSLQARKAAEAKAARERQRALLSTPVVISGLQVFVPVTLTNGEAETEAMLLLDTGATTSVITPEVAARLNIGETDNVRVGVVGGKVLKARKGVLTQMRVGPIRRARQEVVIIRQRAGIMGDGLLGMTFLGGLKYTIDFQKQTLNWIP encoded by the coding sequence GTGCGTAAGGACAAGTACGACGACCTGCCGGAGGACGAGCGGGCTGTGATGCTGGAGAAGGAACGAAACGAGCGGGCCGCGGCGAAGCAACAGGAGGAGGCCGAGCAGGCCCAGTCCCTCCAGGCGCGCAAGGCTGCCGAGGCCAAGGCGGCCAGGGAGCGGCAGCGGGCTCTCCTCTCGACGCCGGTAGTCATCTCAGGCCTCCAGGTGTTTGTGCCGGTGACCCTGACGAACGGCGAAGCGGAAACCGAGGCCATGCTCCTGCTTGATACCGGGGCCACCACGTCTGTGATCACCCCTGAAGTGGCGGCCCGTCTCAACATCGGCGAGACGGACAATGTGCGGGTCGGCGTGGTGGGGGGCAAGGTGCTCAAGGCCCGAAAAGGGGTCCTTACTCAGATGCGGGTGGGACCGATCCGGCGCGCCAGGCAGGAGGTTGTCATTATCAGGCAGCGTGCCGGCATTATGGGGGACGGGCTGCTCGGCATGACTTTCCTCGGCGGCCTCAAGTACACCATCGACTTTCAGAAGCAGACGCTCAACTGGATTCCGTAG
- a CDS encoding GxxExxY protein, translating into MTDRGCNDEDIYKHRELTDAIICCFYTVYNTLGFGFLEKVYENALLLELAKRQITATAQWPITVYYGENPVGDYFADILVEGKVIVEVKAVKQLAPEHESQLFNYLRATEIEVGLLLNFGPQPQVRRRSFDNRRKASRGG; encoded by the coding sequence ATGACGGACAGGGGGTGTAATGACGAAGACATCTACAAGCATCGGGAATTGACTGATGCCATTATCTGCTGTTTCTACACTGTCTACAACACGCTTGGATTCGGCTTTCTGGAAAAGGTGTATGAGAATGCACTCCTGTTGGAGCTGGCAAAGAGACAGATTACAGCAACCGCTCAATGGCCGATTACGGTCTATTACGGAGAAAATCCGGTTGGTGACTATTTTGCCGACATTCTCGTCGAGGGGAAAGTCATTGTAGAAGTCAAGGCCGTAAAACAACTTGCCCCGGAGCATGAATCGCAGTTGTTCAATTATCTCAGAGCAACGGAAATTGAGGTTGGTCTACTGCTGAACTTTGGTCCGCAGCCGCAGGTTAGACGTAGATCCTTTGATAATAGACGGAAAGCATCTAGAGGCGGATAA
- a CDS encoding sensor histidine kinase has product MAARRRNNRWSLVGTGIGLMLFFWVADCYLDGVFFDEGSFVQQILHPDGQELAYRIQSMLFLLVFIIYAWRKSLTQERISSSLEEALTNLAAEKARSEAILAAMPDAVSVQDTDMKILYQSPGTRKVMGDHVGEYCYAAYHQLPSVCPDCNLVESFADGLLHRRETSSPNERGPRHVEIISAPLRDAAGRIIAGIESVRDITDRKIAENRLRQQLAAIEASMDGIAILNPGGEYLYLNKAHASIYGYPSQVELMGKSWHVLYPADELQRLESLIYEGGDKQRGWRGEATGQKKDGTLFPQEISLTVLEDGGIVCVVRDISERQKSEGEIRKLNDSLCQQALDLQATNRELEAFSYSLSHDLRAPLTGLYGAAQALAEICSDKMDDTGLTLLNAIRQGCENMEELIEAMLVLFKVSRTELSYAEVDLSALANAIMAELRLRNPERAVEWRFVEGIVAWCDPHLARILLENLIGNAWKYTARHDHPRIEFGQKSSDGAVQFFVRDNGVGFDMRDAQRIFKPFQRLHRSGDFPGTGIGLATVQRIIDRHAGRVWADGAVGLGATFFFTFPLPDKE; this is encoded by the coding sequence ATGGCGGCACGACGCCGGAACAATCGCTGGAGCTTGGTCGGGACGGGAATCGGCCTGATGCTGTTTTTCTGGGTGGCGGATTGTTATCTGGACGGGGTTTTCTTCGACGAAGGTAGCTTTGTTCAGCAAATCCTGCATCCTGACGGGCAGGAACTGGCATACCGGATACAGTCGATGCTCTTTCTCCTTGTCTTTATAATTTATGCCTGGCGGAAATCCCTGACACAGGAACGCATCTCCTCTTCCCTGGAAGAAGCGCTGACCAACCTGGCCGCCGAAAAGGCCCGCTCCGAGGCAATCCTTGCCGCCATGCCCGATGCCGTGAGCGTCCAGGACACCGACATGAAAATCCTCTACCAGAGCCCTGGCACCAGGAAGGTGATGGGAGACCATGTGGGGGAATACTGCTATGCCGCTTATCATCAGCTGCCGTCGGTCTGCCCGGACTGCAATCTCGTCGAGTCTTTTGCCGACGGACTTCTCCATCGGCGGGAAACGAGCTCTCCCAATGAACGGGGCCCCCGCCATGTGGAGATAATATCGGCTCCGCTCCGGGATGCAGCGGGACGGATCATCGCCGGTATAGAATCGGTGCGCGACATCACCGACCGCAAGATCGCAGAAAACCGCCTCAGGCAGCAGCTGGCGGCCATCGAGGCTTCGATGGACGGCATCGCCATTCTGAATCCCGGCGGCGAATACCTCTACCTCAATAAGGCCCATGCCTCCATATATGGCTATCCTTCCCAGGTTGAACTGATGGGAAAGAGCTGGCATGTCCTCTATCCTGCCGACGAGCTGCAACGGCTGGAGTCTCTCATCTACGAGGGGGGCGACAAGCAGCGCGGGTGGCGCGGCGAGGCAACCGGCCAGAAGAAGGACGGCACCCTGTTTCCCCAGGAGATATCCCTCACCGTTCTGGAGGATGGCGGCATTGTCTGCGTGGTGCGCGACATATCGGAACGGCAGAAGTCCGAAGGGGAGATCCGCAAGCTGAACGACAGCCTGTGCCAGCAGGCTCTCGACCTGCAGGCCACGAACCGGGAACTCGAGGCGTTCAGCTATTCCCTCTCCCACGACCTGCGCGCCCCCCTTACCGGTCTGTATGGGGCGGCCCAGGCCCTTGCCGAGATCTGCAGCGACAAGATGGACGATACCGGCCTGACCCTCCTCAACGCCATCCGCCAAGGCTGCGAAAATATGGAAGAGTTGATCGAGGCGATGCTGGTGCTGTTCAAGGTGTCCAGGACCGAACTGAGCTATGCGGAGGTGGATTTGAGCGCCCTGGCCAATGCGATCATGGCCGAACTCCGTCTGCGTAATCCTGAACGTGCGGTGGAATGGCGCTTTGTCGAGGGAATTGTGGCATGGTGCGATCCCCACCTGGCCCGCATCCTTCTGGAAAACCTGATCGGCAATGCCTGGAAGTATACTGCCAGACATGATCACCCCAGGATAGAGTTCGGACAGAAATCGAGCGACGGGGCCGTCCAGTTCTTCGTGCGCGACAATGGGGTCGGTTTCGATATGCGGGATGCCCAAAGGATCTTCAAACCGTTCCAGCGTTTGCACCGTTCCGGTGATTTTCCCGGCACCGGAATCGGTCTCGCCACCGTCCAAAGGATCATCGACCGACATGCCGGCCGAGTCTGGGCAGACGGGGCGGTCGGTCTGGGCGCCACGTTCTTTTTCACCTTTCCCTTGCCGGATAAGGAGTGA
- a CDS encoding electron transfer flavoprotein subunit alpha/FixB family protein produces the protein MKALLICEYREGKLLDSTYELLAFADRLGADKAMVLIGSEAAAPRFDGKVYLADAGKYGEYNPDLHKQIVLEAVARENPDYIVFVHSSYGWDLAPRVAAALRAGQVSEIVGIVDGKFEVTCCNAKMRRSVVPKTARAVLTIQAGAFSFAGEPHGTPQLEQLSLAEAASGVEFVGYEAAEKKDVDLAKAEVIVSAGRGVGKKDNVAVIAALAKALGGELGASRPVVDAGWVEHSHQVGTTGQSVSPKLYVACGISGAIQHLAGMKKSDFVVAINKDKDAPIGEVADVLVVADVMQFVPALTAKCAR, from the coding sequence ATGAAAGCGTTGCTCATCTGTGAATACCGGGAAGGAAAACTGCTCGACTCCACCTACGAACTTTTGGCATTTGCCGACCGGCTCGGCGCGGACAAGGCCATGGTGCTGATCGGCAGCGAGGCGGCAGCCCCCCGGTTCGACGGCAAGGTATACCTGGCCGATGCCGGCAAATATGGCGAATATAACCCTGATCTGCACAAGCAGATCGTGCTGGAGGCGGTGGCCAGGGAGAACCCCGATTACATCGTCTTCGTCCATTCCTCTTACGGCTGGGATCTGGCGCCGCGGGTGGCCGCGGCTCTCAGGGCAGGCCAGGTCTCGGAAATTGTCGGCATTGTCGACGGCAAGTTCGAGGTCACCTGCTGCAACGCCAAGATGCGAAGGTCGGTAGTGCCGAAAACGGCCCGGGCGGTCCTCACGATCCAGGCCGGCGCCTTCAGCTTTGCCGGTGAGCCCCACGGGACGCCGCAACTGGAGCAGCTGAGCCTTGCAGAAGCTGCATCCGGTGTGGAGTTCGTCGGTTACGAGGCGGCGGAAAAGAAGGACGTGGACCTGGCCAAGGCCGAGGTGATCGTCAGCGCCGGCCGCGGGGTGGGGAAGAAAGACAACGTGGCGGTTATTGCCGCCCTGGCCAAGGCGCTCGGGGGGGAACTGGGGGCGAGCCGCCCGGTGGTGGATGCGGGCTGGGTGGAGCACAGCCACCAGGTTGGGACCACCGGCCAGAGCGTCAGCCCGAAACTGTACGTGGCATGCGGCATCTCCGGTGCCATCCAGCACCTGGCAGGGATGAAGAAATCGGACTTTGTCGTCGCCATCAACAAGGACAAGGATGCCCCCATCGGTGAAGTGGCGGACGTGCTGGTGGTGGCGGATGTGATGCAGTTCGTGCCGGCCCTGACGGCGAAGTGCGCCAGATGA
- a CDS encoding IS3-like element ISGur5 family transposase (programmed frameshift), translating to MTYTQGFKSSLVRKMACPNGVSASALSREVGIPQQSLSRWLRDANVVNESGNSPISEAPWRTMSPKRPQDKSAEEKLKIVIEAETVAEDQLGAFLRRNGIHEAQLREWRAMMLSGLQKPSRPSSKTSEETRKIHALEKELLRKDKALAEAAAILILKKKGPIDLGGRGRAHGQEERQMIGQLIEEATHSGARLESAVVAIGLSIRTFQRWNLQDDGADRRHGPVAEPANKLAPSERQNIIDIANSPAFRDISPKQIVPQLADQGIYVASESSFYRVLKDDGLMTHREPSRPATSRKPKEHVATGPCQVWSWDITYLKSPILGQFFYLYMIMDVWSRKIVASTVFLKESNDYSARLFLKACIRLGINPEGLILHSDNGGPMKGATMLATLQRLGVIPSFSRPQVSDDNPFSEALFRTMKYRPGYPSRPFSSLAAAQTWVDGFVAWYNTEHLHSGIRFVTPDDRHFGREKAILLNRREIYEKARQQNPNRWSKNIRNWEPVETVYLNPEPTAEVELLDAA from the exons ATGACATACACACAAGGATTCAAATCCAGCCTGGTTCGCAAGATGGCCTGCCCTAATGGCGTCTCGGCCTCAGCTCTATCCCGAGAAGTGGGAATTCCCCAACAATCACTCTCTCGCTGGCTTCGAGACGCAAATGTCGTGAATGAATCTGGTAACTCCCCAATTTCTGAAGCACCATGGAGAACAATGTCCCCAAAGCGCCCACAAGACAAGTCTGCCGAAGAAAAGCTCAAAATCGTCATCGAAGCCGAGACGGTTGCCGAAGATCAACTTGGCGCCTTCCTGCGTCGCAATGGAATTCATGAAGCACAGTTACGCGAGTGGCGCGCCATGATGCTTTCGGGGCTGCAAAAACCGTCTCGGCCTTCCTCAAAAACATCAGAGGAAACTCGCAAAATTCATGCACTGGAAAAAGAATTACTGCGCAAAGATAAAGCATTGGCCGAGGCCGCCGCGATTTTGATCCTCAAAAAAAAAG GTCCAATCGATCTGGGGGGGCGAGGACGAGCCCACGGACAAGAGGAACGGCAGATGATCGGGCAACTTATTGAAGAGGCAACCCATTCCGGAGCGAGACTTGAATCGGCCGTTGTCGCCATCGGGCTGAGCATTCGCACGTTCCAGCGTTGGAATCTCCAGGATGACGGAGCAGATCGGCGACATGGGCCAGTCGCAGAACCGGCGAACAAGCTGGCTCCGTCGGAGCGGCAGAACATCATCGATATTGCAAACTCCCCGGCGTTTCGGGATATTTCGCCGAAACAGATCGTGCCGCAATTGGCCGATCAGGGAATATACGTGGCGTCGGAATCGAGTTTCTACCGGGTGCTCAAAGACGATGGGCTGATGACTCACCGGGAACCCTCCCGGCCCGCCACCAGCCGCAAGCCAAAAGAACATGTGGCTACCGGTCCTTGCCAGGTCTGGTCATGGGACATCACCTACTTGAAGAGCCCGATTCTTGGGCAGTTCTTTTATCTCTACATGATCATGGATGTCTGGAGCCGCAAGATCGTAGCGTCCACGGTGTTTTTAAAAGAATCCAATGACTATAGCGCCAGGCTGTTTCTGAAAGCCTGTATCAGGCTCGGCATCAATCCGGAAGGCCTGATTCTTCACTCCGACAACGGCGGCCCGATGAAAGGGGCGACCATGCTGGCTACTCTCCAGCGCCTGGGCGTAATTCCTTCCTTCAGCAGGCCACAGGTCAGTGACGACAACCCTTTCTCAGAAGCGCTGTTCCGAACCATGAAATATAGACCTGGTTATCCGAGTCGGCCTTTTTCAAGTCTGGCAGCGGCCCAGACTTGGGTTGATGGTTTCGTCGCTTGGTATAACACGGAGCATCTGCACAGCGGCATTCGCTTCGTCACCCCGGACGATCGCCACTTCGGCCGGGAGAAAGCCATCCTGTTAAACCGCCGGGAGATATACGAGAAGGCCCGGCAACAAAACCCAAACCGCTGGTCAAAAAACATCCGAAACTGGGAGCCAGTGGAAACAGTTTATCTTAACCCTGAACCAACGGCGGAAGTCGAACTTCTTGACGCCGCATAA
- a CDS encoding acyl-CoA dehydrogenase family protein — MYLELTEEQKLIQETARDFARAELEPVAARLDREGDRPAFLNNLRKLAELGFMGLNVKEEYCGAAAGTVAFSVAMTEIARACASTAVTVSVNNMICEVIQAVGSEEQKQACIPRICSGEFAAGSFALTETGAGSDPAGMTTTAVQDGDGWLLNGSKIFITSAPYAGVFVVWAVTDRSAPKGKGISCFLVEQGVPGLIIGKQEEKMGQHASATNELIFDNCRIPKNALMGKLNDGFRIAVGELAGGRIGIGSLGLGLGLAAMDFATRYATERSQFGQKISDFQAIQWMIADAYTELEAARLLLMNAAFRKETGKSFAKEASMAKMYATEAANKACYKAVQMLGGYGYTKDFPVERYARDARITSIYEGTNEIQRLIISREILKNLI; from the coding sequence ATGTATCTGGAACTTACCGAAGAGCAAAAACTGATCCAGGAGACGGCGCGGGACTTTGCCCGGGCGGAGCTGGAGCCGGTTGCAGCAAGGCTCGACCGGGAGGGCGACCGGCCGGCATTTCTCAATAACCTGCGAAAATTGGCCGAGCTGGGTTTCATGGGATTGAACGTGAAGGAGGAGTATTGCGGCGCCGCGGCCGGGACCGTGGCCTTCAGCGTGGCCATGACCGAGATCGCCCGCGCCTGCGCCTCCACGGCGGTGACCGTATCGGTCAACAACATGATCTGCGAGGTGATCCAGGCGGTCGGCTCCGAGGAGCAGAAACAGGCCTGCATCCCGCGGATCTGTTCCGGCGAATTTGCGGCGGGAAGTTTTGCCCTGACCGAGACCGGCGCCGGCTCCGACCCGGCCGGCATGACCACCACGGCGGTGCAGGATGGGGACGGGTGGTTGCTGAACGGCTCCAAGATATTCATCACCAGCGCCCCCTACGCCGGGGTGTTCGTTGTCTGGGCCGTCACCGACAGGTCGGCGCCGAAGGGGAAGGGGATCAGCTGCTTCCTCGTCGAGCAGGGTGTGCCGGGGCTCATCATCGGCAAGCAGGAGGAGAAGATGGGGCAGCACGCCTCTGCCACCAACGAGTTGATCTTCGACAACTGCCGTATCCCGAAAAACGCCCTGATGGGGAAACTGAACGACGGCTTCCGTATCGCCGTCGGCGAGCTGGCCGGCGGCCGGATCGGCATCGGTTCCCTCGGCCTCGGGCTAGGATTGGCGGCCATGGACTTTGCCACCAGGTATGCCACGGAGCGGAGCCAGTTCGGTCAGAAAATCAGCGACTTCCAGGCGATCCAATGGATGATCGCCGATGCCTACACCGAACTGGAGGCGGCCCGGTTGCTGCTGATGAATGCGGCGTTCCGCAAGGAAACGGGAAAATCTTTTGCCAAGGAGGCCTCCATGGCCAAGATGTACGCCACCGAGGCGGCCAACAAGGCCTGCTACAAGGCGGTGCAGATGCTCGGCGGCTACGGCTACACGAAAGACTTCCCGGTGGAGCGTTATGCCCGCGATGCCCGGATCACCTCCATCTACGAGGGGACCAACGAGATCCAGCGGTTGATCATCTCCCGGGAGATTTTGAAGAACTTGATTTAA